The genome window GGCAATATGGCATCGAAAACATAAGACTCTTAATattaacttgtttactgaactgctgtataaaaaaaacatttgtacttATTTGTACATTtgatcacatttgtaatcatgctgatttttggagaacaGCTCTTTTcatgttatattaattatattacatccacacacacactttttttatcatttcaaattgAAACTTTAATAAGTTATTTTTAGTCAAAGCTGTAATTTTAACATTCATATTTTAGTTTGTATtcaaaagatttacatttatgttcaagTGCAGCAGTACGAACAAGTGACAAAGTAACAAATGTCACTTGAGTTAGGTAGGAAAATTCATTTGTGCCAGTTCGTCACAACATTAAACACCTTTCTGAGTTGTAATGCGGTGTCAGATGCCACTTTGGAAATGTTAAGATGGCTTATGATAAGCTGGTCCAAACAGAGATCTCATCAGTTTTTGATAACAAAAATTAGGAATATAAGCAGAAAAACTGTTACCTGCTGCGGTGTCTCGATGGCAGGCGTCCTCGGTCATAGTCTGCTTTACGCCGTGGGCTGTCTGAACTTCTGCGCTCTGAACTGCACCCTCTGTCCCGTTTCTCTCCTCCAAACTCTCGGTTATGTCGGCCTCCATATCCTCCATAGCTGTGGCCACTGTGCCGGTGCTCATCATGGTGACGAAGTCTTTCAGGTGAGCGAGAACCGGAGTCCGCCTTGTACTGCAGAGGCGGGCGGGAGCGTTCAGGTTTGAAGGAACCTCCAGGCTGCACGTAAGCTGGGTTGAAGCTCGGTGGAGGAGGGAGCTGAGGCATTTGAGGGTAGCTCATGGGATATGATGGTGGGTAGGGCATGGGAGGTGGCACCGAGGGTGGCCCAGGTggatggggtggaggggggatggTAGGCATCATGTAGGGGTAAGAGCTCTGAACTGGAACGGAAACGGAGCTGTCTGAGCTGTGAGGAGCAAGTGGAGGAAAAGGGGGTGGCTCTGGGAAGACCGGTGGGCGTATGGGGCAATGGGGAAGAGCATTAGAGCCCTGTGACGGTGGAGGGAAATGGAATGGCATGAATTCGGGACGGGGTGGCATATAGCAACTGCCACCTTGAGGGTTATACATGGgaccgggagcagttggggggtcATACTGATACCGTGGGGCAGCGGGCCGATACATTGGGTCCGGAGCTGCTGGTCTTCCCCTCGGCCATCCACTGCCAGCATTGAAAGACATCTGTAAAAAGGCATGGACGTGATAAAGATGTGGATACAGCCACAGATTTTCTTATAAAGATGTCGTTCAACTTGGATCACATGTGACCTGTGGCCAATCATGTAAAGACACCAATGTGACTAAAAACACTTTCAACAGCCCGTCAGGACCGCAGGAAACACATTTGAATTGtatcatttatcttttaattgcTGACCATTTACTTGACTACaataaattcaaaaacaaaaacagtatcaGTCCACTTTAATTCAAAAAAGGCATAATCTTtccactctttgttatattggaATTGAATGTGCTAAAGTTCCTAGAACAGGTGGCGATGTCAACAATATAAATTCTTAAAAAGAGAACCTTATTATATTTACACACTTGACTTAATACTCTTTCCCCTAAGGGCTAGAATTACGAACTTGACTTTCATGTTTCTAATTGATTTCTTTTgtaattaaaagtgatttttgttgaTATGGTCTCGTTttgtaattaaatgcattttgtatAGTAATGCATTGATCAATTCTAGGGCTTGGAAAGTAATTGAAAAAAGATGGGTGAGTGTTTTGAGGTGTTGTTTTAATGTGATACACTATAGCTGCTCACTTGATTAATTTTGATTGTTAACAGGTGTTGTTTTATTGAAACTGTTTGAATCTGTGAGTATTTAATGAACTATTacctttgcttgtgtgtgtgcgcgacTGCGCTTGTCTGACTGACAAAGGTCTTTGACCGAAATTAAATTTTTGAATAAAGGGAGCGTAACAGTGTGCAGATCTTTGTTCTACTTTTGAATTAATTCTAAGCCATTTTACTTACTAAGTTTTGCTGTGTtatcaaaattgtaaataaataaaataaagccatagttcaatcaaaaatgaaaattgtgtcattatttactcacccttatgtcgttatAGCCTGTTTGGCTTTCCCCCCTGTAGaacataacaaatatattttaaaaatgtttcagtttGTCTAGAGTTGTCAAGTAAACAAAACATTCTTCTAAATGTTGTCTTTTGTGGTCCACAGAAGTTGTTATTCCTTTAGGAGTACAGCAAAGAGTAATAACTTAAGACATAACGTTAGTTGCGGTTTCTAAATATTAGAAGGcaataataacatttctttagACATAGTAGCAGTTTCTAATTATTAGGCCAAAAGACAAACAAGTTTCCAAATTCCCTATAGCAGCGATTTAACTTACATAAACAAGTTTGTTTGACATGGCATATACAAATCTAAACCACTAACGTTAGCCTTGCAAACCTGCTTCGTTACACAGGTCTTCGGCCGAGTCCAATCTTGAAGTAGTCTCAAAACCGGATTCGAAAGATCAATGTTTTCACTCCCACCGATGCGTCTTAGAAGGTATTTTCACCTGGCgtattaacacacacaaacaagataaataaataaacaacactcTAAAAGGCATTTAACGTTACAGTTTCAGCGTCAGACAGAACAGCAATTGAATTATGAAGTCAACCATTTTAATCCTAAAGAGTACAACTCACCTTTAGATGTCTTCGCTAATGCTTAGAAACTACAGAAATAAACCAGTATCgctgtttattgtgttttatgtttactGCGATAAAAATGTTCAGTTTATGATGCGGACCTGTAACGTTAGCTTGTTCACGATGCGGTGTGCTGCAGCCAATCAGATTGATGCTGACATGGAACCAATGAGAGCGCGTGAAATGATACTTCGCTGAAACAGACTTCTTCTTGTTCTTTTAATGCATCACTGCCACCAACTGAGCTGGAGTGTGGAAAGTACTGGGAGAGTTCACACAAAAGTTCAGcacttactttattttaaatgtgtacatAAGACATATTTGTAGTTAAACTAATTCATCATGCTTCCAcacttttggttgaactattcatttaatgaCAGCAGCCCTAGAgcagacaaaataaaacataatgatCACATTCTTAGGTTTTGAGATGTTTGAAAGAGAATCCATAACATATGACCAAGAATCCCATGATCAGTTacactcacttactcacatttgattattaacCCATTAATAGTGCACAATCCAAAAAGTTTTCTCTTCTTTTTATGAATTGTCTAAGATTAGGATTtccattataataattttaaaacttGGATCACATTGatcacaaataattatatataatgttatttgtgacatttatcatttaaaaaatgaacagcATCTTCAGTCTGAAGAAGGCTGCAGGctttcaaggtccagaaatgaGACAATCTCCTGCTCTTGGTGGGAGACATAAAAATCACAGTGATCTGAATACACCATGCACATTACAGGCCATTAAACTCATTAAATTCAttcatcatttagcagatgcttttatccacatTGTTTAATTTGGGCGTAGCCTGATGaatcataaataacaaatgtgAGAATACAAGTCTAGCAGTTTACAGCTACAGGTGaaaacacaagacaaaaaatacaGTGACAACTACAAAATGGTAACaatgcatgcaaataaaaaaaaatatcattggaAAGTATTGTATTGTAACATAACGAACATTTGTAAATCTTTCAAAATTACTTAAATAGTTATAAAGTGTGAAATAATTGTTAAAGTACAAattcaatgttttaatgttaaaaactgaACGTATCTTATAATggctaaaatgtattattattattattattattattattattattattattattattattattatttatcacagATAATATGTATAACATGGTCAGGATTAACAAGAAAAGTCGAACATCTACTATGTTTAcgccatagactgtataaaaacaggtttacACCAGACTGTATGGTTTACACAGTTATCGATGGATTAGTGCTAATATCGATTTCTCATGTCTGTAATTCTTTTTCACTGATGATTATTCAGGTCTGTTATCAAAATGGCGGCAGTCGCGGCGACGAATCCCTCGCAGCTTTTACCTCTCGGTATGTGCGATTTTCGTCTaatggattatttactttattattgaaCTTTTGCACTCGTTGAAATTCATGTGTATTTGGCGCATTCAAATTTCAGTacgttttatttattgttgtattttattgGACACACGTGTTTACTAAATGAATAGGTctaatcatttgttttaaataacgTTGTATGATTTAATTTAAGTGATTCGTACCGAAGATATAAAATGAAATCCGTCCCTGCAGTGAGTAAGGGCAAATTCTGTTAAAGTGCATCACTTTGATCGAATTCAACTCCATACAGTTTTATTTCCATTCCATTCCCTTCCCTTCATTGGTTCACTAATTTATGTGCTCTTCAGTTGTAGTCGGAAATATCCGTAATTACGAGCTACAAGCACACAAATGACGAATTCGTTCTTTGATTCAAAGTTTATCAAAACCTTACTATTAAATAGACTTAGCTACCTGACGGGCTTCAGTCATAACAAAATGATCTTcaaatgtgtaaaacattttaattttgtaatttttggtgGGGTCAGTTCTGCTTCATTCAACACACTGATTTGGAGGGTCAAGCACATTGTATTGTGGGATACTTACTGTACGTATCTTTATGTATACTGTATTTTGCTATGGAAAATGTAGAAGATTTCACACTGCCCCAACACGTACTGCAGACATGAACAGCCTCAGTCTTGTGCTGTTGTCTGTGATTGTGTTTTTCATGGCTTCTGTGGTCTCTTTCAGAGCTGGTGGATAAATGCATTGGCTCACGGATTCACATTGTCATGAAGAACGATAAAGAGATTGTGGGAACTCTGCTAGGGTTTGATGACTTTGTCAGTATCCTTTAACATGCTGGAGAAACACTGGCATATAGTTGTGATTGTTAATGTTTTAGTATTAGATTATTTTATGTAcggtattatataaaatacaagtaCATAGTCGATGACACTGCTACGCTCTCACTCCTCTGGACAAACTAACACTTTGCTATCATTTATTTGTTCTATGAATGTAGAAGACTCTTTGTTGTAATGCCATTAGTTACAGTTTTAATAAAGTCTGCATTACCATTTGTTTCACATGATTTAAAGAAAGAGAAGGTACATTAAATTCCCAAAGTGTGGCAGGTCTGTACTACAGATGTACTTTCTTGACTGCTTTAATCAGACATGGTTCTTGAGGATGTGACTGAGTTGTAAGTATATGTTCCTACctaaaaatgtgcatatatatttctttatcatCTTTCCCCGATGTATGCACCCATCTGCTTGGATTTTAACTGCTCATCAAACTTatgactgaatatatatatatatatattcatactctaatgtaggctatatttatttattttctgggatATTCAGTGGTCAGACACCCATGGTGCTCTTATTATTAAGAAGGTTAATACAGAATTTGGAATACGTcaaatttttgtatttctttacaATAGTgttaatgtgaaaaataatgtgaaaaGGGGGTTTAATGTGTTGCATGGCTCCCTAAAAAATGGCATTCATGTGTCCTGTCTCCAACATGCCAGGTCTATATGTTGtaaattgattatttattatataacaatgtttcaatgttttgaaGTGTACATCTGTGTATTCAAAGTTTTAGTTTTACGTGGCTCCACAAAGTTTTCTTAAATTGAAGTTGAATTCTGAAATCAATAATGTTtggaaaaacattttacaaaaaatgtttggcGTCAACATGAATGTGAgattacatttcagaaaacttgaaGAGATGAATCTTCATCTCAGATGTCACTGAGCCATAACAACCGTTATTTTTGTGTGTCAGTGAAATCACTCCAGAAGGCAGAAGAATCACAAAGCTGGATCAGATTCTGCTTAATGGCAATAACATCACAATGGTATGATCAATTTTTGAGTTCATCTTTAAATCAACTAGCAATCCACTATATATCACATTTAATGAATTGACAACGTTTGCTTTGAGATTGGTTAAGTGTATGAATATGCAAATGAGTAATATTAAATTGAGTAAAGCTCTAGTctaatgtaagttttttttttttttaaaccaatttgTTAATAGAAGTTGAAGTGCACTACATTTACAATGACCACCAACTGTTCGGATTCAGTAAAGCTGGGTCATATAGAAAGTTATATTAgcataagtttttatttatttattactatggaagaatgtttttttttatatatatatataattttctatgacagaccaaaaaaaaaaaaaaaaacctaatagcGATGCTTGTCTAACAAAACCTATCAAATAGAAATACTTGTCTGTGTCCGTTTTTAACtgaaatatttgaattattaattaattgaatgaTTATTAATCCATTTCAGACATTACTAAAACACACCAAACTGAAATTGCATTAATAGATAAAAGCTAATCAAAATTATTACATTGTCAGATGGAAGGAAATAATGTGTTTCTGCTTTTTTTCCAGTTGATTCCAGGAGGAGAAGGACCAGAAGTTTGAGAAATGTGTAGCaccttccacaaaaaaaaaaaaaaaagttattgtttcatatatatatataaaaaaaaaacaggataaaGAACTGATCACTTAGAATTGATCACTTCTTgtcttcaaaaattatttttcatttcatgaaGGGGAGATTTCCACATGAGATATTTCTATTGTTTAAGTGATCCAGAAAGGATTTTGTAAACATTTGTTGTTTGttacagtaaaacaaataaaatgaattggACTGAGTTGGAATTCAGCTGTatgttataacattatatttctgAAGTGTGAATGAACAAACTGAGTATGTTTTGTGAAGTCAtcttttttggttttaatatGTTTCTTTGCTGTTAGAATATGACACGTTTATGAATTTGTGCGTTTCCTGATTTATTTTGTACATGCTGAAATAAACGTACATTTGAATTTACTTGAACTCATAATTTGGACTACAACACACTGTATGTTTATGACTGACTGAAGTTTATTAACCACTTTAGGGATGTATCTGTTGAGTGTCAAAAATGAAGAAATGAGAAATTCTGAAAACTTGTTTAGTTGTAGAACGGCACTGCTCCCAGTAAGCATCTGTCTCAGTACATGGAGGGCTTCTCTTCTCCTTTGGGATTTGTCACTTTCTCCAGATTCTTGCTGATGACATCATAAAGTTCAGCCTGGAAACAATAAACATCTGAATCTACAGCCATACGGATGTGAACACAGCTATCAAGACTCGTATGAAAAAGCCATCTGTCTAAGATGATTTGCTTGCGGAGTGAATAAATGtaagccactcacatagaaaccGCGTATATCAAGCATAATCACTCTGATCTCAGAATATGCTGCTTCATCCTTCTCGTGCACCAGAGAGCGATAATCCATCTGTCAAAAAACATTTTCGTCATTATTACACAAATAAGGATAGGAAAGTGACAAAACTATTCTTCTAATGTGTTGAGGTCAATGTGTAAATTTGCTGATTTATgcccaaatatttaaatatgcacatCATGGAAAAATCATCTATTCATTTTAGAGTAAACTGcagataaaattaaatgtataatacatttttaataattacatgtgtcttatttttttgtacatCCCTATTCATATTCTTGAAAGGTGGGGATGTTTATTGTGCCTGAAAATTGCACTTGCATTTTCTTGCAAAACTAATTTCTGACATATTCAATTTCATGTTTTAGGGCTGCAGAATTTTCACAATGTTTAACTACTTTTGTGTTTGCACAGAGTACTCAAATTACCTCTTAACTCATGCATTAAAGGATTAAATGCCAAAAAACTGAGAATATGGTATTGAAAACCCTATTTAATAACTggctatacaaaaaaaattaaaaaaataataaactgtaaaGACGCTAATAAGTTTATTTAATGGGTCACTCACCACGTGGGTGTCCTTAGAAGCTTTGGCCACTGCATCACCTCTCTCTGAGAAGTACCTGCAGATAAACACACTTTCATTACCAACAtgacaaaatgaatgaatgtgagCAGTGTAAAATACATTGCACCTTTACAATCTTCAGTAAACATAATGTACTGAAATGGGTATTGCTCATACTTGTTGATGTTGGTCTGAAAACCCTCCACCTTCGTCTTCACAGCAGTAATTCTCTCAAGGATTTTTTCCTAAAATATCAACCAGTCATGTTAGCCACTGATAATCTTTGCTTTTTAGAATCAGAAACATTatgtataaaacagcatttaattggAGTCTGAGACTTTTAAGGATTAATAACCTGAATTGCAACTCCAAAATCATTTCCATCCTCTATTTTTGGAATTAGATGAGAAATCCAGCAAGAAACCTGggacaaaaataagaaaagaataaAGTTGCCACTACTGTACATCTGGAAAATGCTGAAAACATATCTATAAGTCAAATTTTGCCCATTTACAGTGATGCAGGTTTCCTTCAGAGCCATTATCTCTGGTTTtacaatatccagcaacttcacaatCCGGTCATTTCCTTTGATGAAGCCACACTTGGGAGCTGACAAAAGACAAATGTTACATTGCAAAAATATGCCATATTCCATATCTCAACAATGCATCACAGTTATAGTTTGGTGCACATATGCAACTTTAGCGCACTTTTatcaatttcttttttatataactctggtACACATTCATCTTCACTTAATCTGTGCATAACAATTTTGCCTGAAGAATTTTCAGCTTCTATTTCAACTTTTTTAATTATCTTAGTAACTTTTTAATTGACAGAAACTAGGAGGACCCATTGATTAAGATAAGTTTTGAAAACAAAACTAGGGGATGAGGGATCTTTGAGTGAAAAAggctgagaaccactgatctatattagcTATAGATCAGTGTTTCAGTAAAGTTTCAAATTAACATGAAGTACCTCTCTCAACAACAGTTATTTATATTTCCACATTTCCCACTCATAAATACAATTTCGCTCAGTCATTCATGTACTCATGATGTGGAAAACCCCATGAGGAAAACAGCTTACActgtaaatcatacagaatgttacagaattttctatttttaaatctataaatgtttGTGCAGTTTGtaaagtataaaaaccattatgtctATGGAATGTCCCTGTTAAACATGGAAAACCAagatgtgtgtgcatatgcatgcatgcgtgtgtgaaattacctttcttctttttctcatcatcttcatttttatctgtctccatctcctgttaaaatattttaatacatgtttgaaatctttttatttattattttttacattattattatctttatgaATCACAAGCTGGATGCCAACCTCCTCCTCCGGAGCAGGGGGATCAGGAATGGGAATGTCCAGGGGTGCATGGAGAGATGAGAGGTCAGTGATACTGAACTCATCCCCCTAAACcataaaatagaattattttaGTTCTGTTGTTGCTGAAGCAGGTTAAATTGCTCAATTGTTAACCTGGTGAGTAGGTCACGAAATAATTTCCCATGGATACACATAGCCTAAATGAATACCCAAATGTATTGGTCACTTTGTATAAAAGCCTCTGCCAAATGAAC of Carassius auratus strain Wakin unplaced genomic scaffold, ASM336829v1 scaf_tig00009130, whole genome shotgun sequence contains these proteins:
- the LOC113072463 gene encoding proteasome activator complex subunit 2; translated protein: MSKSKVLKIKSDNAVKIENYRQSLYKQAENLFSDHIPLKISQLDNLLKGDEFSITDLSSLHAPLDIPIPDPPAPEEEEMETDKNEDDEKKKKAPKCGFIKGNDRIVKLLDIVKPEIMALKETCITVSCWISHLIPKIEDGNDFGVAIQEKILERITAVKTKVEGFQTNINKYFSERGDAVAKASKDTHVMDYRSLVHEKDEAAYSEIRVIMLDIRGFYAELYDVISKNLEKVTNPKGEEKPSMY
- the LOC113072464 gene encoding U6 snRNA-associated Sm-like protein LSm5, which gives rise to MAAVAATNPSQLLPLELVDKCIGSRIHIVMKNDKEIVGTLLGFDDFVNMVLEDVTEFEITPEGRRITKLDQILLNGNNITMLIPGGEGPEV